The DNA sequence GCTGGATGGGGCGTTCTTCTGGTTCGCGATGACCTTCGCCTCCACCAGCACCATCCTTCCCCTGTACGTCAGCCATCTGACGAGCTCCAAGCTGGCCATCGGGCTGGTCGCGGCCATCCCGAGCATGGGGTGGCTATTCCCACAGTTGCTGACGGCGCCGCTGGTGGAGCGCATGCCCCGCAAGAAGCCGTTCCTCATCTGGACCAGCCTGGCCACCGAGCGCGCCGCGTTGCTGTTCATGGCCATCAGCGCGTATTTCCTCAGCAAGTCGTCCCCCCGGCTCGCGCTGCTCCTCTTCTTCGTCACGCTGATCTGGCACGCGTTCGGGGCGGGGACCATCGCCACGGCCTGGCAGGACATGATCGCAAAGGTCATCCCGGTTCGATGGCGCGGCCGCTTCTTCGGCGTGACCAATTTCCTCGGCGCGGCCATGGGCGTGCCCGGCGCCGTCGTCGCCACGGCGATCCTGGGGCGATTCCCATATCCCGTCAACTTCGCGCTCTGCTTCTTCCTGGCCTTCGCCGGGAGCACAGCCTCCTGGATCTTCCTCGCCCTGACCCGAGAGCCACCCGGGCCAACGCGCCAGGAACGAGAGCCCCCCTCCCTCTATATCCGGCGGCTTCGCCGGATCATCCACACGGACGCCAACTTCGCCCGATTCCTGCTCGCCCGGATCATCGGCACGCTGGGCAGCATGTACGTCGGCTTCATCGCCATCTCGGCGGTGCAGCGCTTCGGGCTGCCAGACGAGGCCGCGGGACAGTTCACCGGGTTCATGGTCGCGGGTCAGCTCATCGCCAACCTGATCCTCGGCCTCATCGCCGACCGGTGGGGGCACAAAATCGTCCTGGAGATCGGGAGCCTGTGCAGCGCGACATCGGTCGCGCTGGTCCTGTTCGCGCCCACCCCCCTGTGGGTCTACCTCGCGTTCGTCCTGCAGGGGGTGACCGTCGCCACATACCTGCTATCCGGCATGAGCATCACGTTCGAGTTCAGCGAACCGGAAGAGCGTCCGACCTACATCGGCCTGGCCAGCACCATAGGAGGTATCTTCAGCGGCGCGGCGCCGCTGGTAGGAGGCTGGCTGGCCGGCCAGCTCGGATACGGATGGCTCTTCGGCCTCTGCCTGTTCATCACCCTGGTGAGCTTTTCGCTGCTCCACTGGCAGGTTCAGGACCCTCGCTTCGCCCGGCCGGGACAGCCCGGCATCCAGACATCACCCACAGGAGTGAGCTAAGATGCAAGCGATGGTTTTCGAGAACCCTGGCGTTCTTCACCTGATGGAGCGCCTGCAACCGACGCCGCAGGAGGGCGAGCTGCTCGTTCGCGTGCGCGCCTCCGGCATCTGCGGGACGGATCGGCACATCTATCACGGCGAGGCCCCCGCCCGGCCGCCGGTGATCCTCGGCCACGAGTTCGCGGGCGAGGTCGTGGCGGTAGGGCCTGGCGTGACGCCCGACTGGATCGGGCGCCGCGTCGCCATCGACCCGAACATCTACTGCGGGCAGTGTGACCCCTGCCGGGATGGGCGCCCCCAACTGTGCACAAGCCTGAAGGCCATCGGCGTGACCTGCGACGGCGGCTTTGCGGAGTTCTGCGCCGTGCCGGAGGCGCAGGCCCTCCCCCTCCCCGATGGCCTGAGCTTTGAGGAGGCGGCGATGGCGGAGCCGGTGGCCTGCTGCCTGCACGGCATCGACCTGGCCGAGATCCGGGCCGGACAGACGGTGGCGGTGCTGGGGGGCGGTGCCATCGGCCTGATCCTGGCCCAATTGGCCCGGGCACAGGGAGCCGCCGAGGTGGTGGTCAGCGAGCCAGCCGCCCCTCGACGCGAGATCGCCTCAACGCTGGGCCTGGAGGCCGTACCCCCCGAGGCGTTGAGGGATCGACTGCCCGCAGGTGTGGACGTGGTGATCGAGGCCGTGGGCGCCACGGTGACGGCCGCGCAGGCGTTGGAGATCGCCCACAGGGGCGCCATGATCCTCTTCTTCGGCGTCACCCCCATGGGGCAGAAGATCGAGGTCGAGCCATTCCAGGTGTACCAGAAGGAGCTGACCATCCGGGGGTCGGCCCTCAACCCGTTCACACAGCGGCGCGCGCTGGCCCTGCTGGGCAGCGGCCGGGTGAACGTGGCGCCGTTGATCACCCACAAGATCGGGCTGGAAGACCTGGAGCGCACGCTGGCCACGCCCGCCCCTCCCGAGATGGTCAAAGCGATGGTGGTCCTGGCATGACGGCACGCCGTGTGCGGCATAGTCAGTTGACACGCCATCGGGTCCATGATAAGATGTAGGCGCTTCGACGGGCTTCTCCTGAGTCATCCGGGGGAGACTCAGGAGGCCCGTACTCTCACCGCTCTTTACAGGGCCTCCACACCAGGAGACTCGATCCTACTCAATACAAGACCCTAGGGAGAACGAGGAAAGGAGCTTTGCCATGCACGTTGGGTTCTACGGTCATGTCCGGCAGTATCACAACATCAAGTCAGAAATCGATGCCAAGATCCAAGAGGTGCTGGAGAGCGGGCAGTACGTCATGGGCCCCATGCTCAAGCGCTTTGAAGAGGAGCTTGCAGAATATTTCGGCATGAAGCACGCGATCGGCGTCAACAGCGGCACAGACGCTCTGTGGCTGGCCTTTTTGGCCCTCGGCATCGGCCCGGGCGATGAGTGCATCACCACGACGAACACCTTCTTCGCCACCGCCGAGGCCATCTGGTTCACAGGCGCAACCGCCGTTTTCGTGGATACGGATCCCCGCACCAACTGCATCGATCCCTCCAAGATCGAGGCCGCCATCACGGAGAAGACCAAGGCGATCGTCCCCGTGCATCTCTACGGCCAGTGCGCCGACATGAAGGCCATCCGCAAGATCGCGGACAAGTACAATCTGTACGTGATCGAGGACAACGCCCAGGCTTTGGGCGCGCACGGAGACGGCTTCAAGATCGGCGAGCTCAGCGACGCGGTGTGCACCAGCTTCATCATCCAGAAGAACCTGGGCACCTTCGGCGATGGCGGAGCGGTCATCACCAACAACGACGAGATGGACCAGACCATCCGCAAGCTGCGCAACCACGGCTCTCTGAAGCGATCCTACCACAGCCCGGGCTTCAACAGCCGCCTGGACGACATCCACGCCGGAGTGCTCAGCGCCAAGCTGAAGCACATCGATGAGTGGAACGACCTACGGCGCAAGTGGGCCGCCCGCTACACCGCCGGGCTCCAGGAGGCGGAGAACATCGTCCTCCCGTACGAGGCGCCCGGATACCGCCATGTCTATCACCTCTACGTGATCGAGACCCGGCGTCCCGAGGATCGCGACAAGCTGCTGAACTTCCTGATCGAGAATGGCATCGACGCGAAGACCCACTACCCCATCGCGATCCATCAGCAAGAAGGGTACCCTTGGGACAAGTCCGCCCGCATCGTCGGCCCTCTCACCAACTCCGAGCGGAACGCGGCGTGCTGTGTCTCCCTGCCCATGTACCCCGAGCTGACGGAGGAAGAGGTGGACTACGTGATCGCCAAGGTTCTGGAGTGGGACCAGGCGAACTCGTAGCCCGGCAAGCGAAGAGGGGCATCGTAGCACCAACAGCCATCGAGGTAGGGGCGCAAGGCCTTGCGCCCCTATTGAGTTCAAG is a window from the Chloroflexota bacterium genome containing:
- a CDS encoding MFS transporter, with protein sequence MNEFDSAVYEQEIERHLRWNMIVNALDGAFFWFAMTFASTSTILPLYVSHLTSSKLAIGLVAAIPSMGWLFPQLLTAPLVERMPRKKPFLIWTSLATERAALLFMAISAYFLSKSSPRLALLLFFVTLIWHAFGAGTIATAWQDMIAKVIPVRWRGRFFGVTNFLGAAMGVPGAVVATAILGRFPYPVNFALCFFLAFAGSTASWIFLALTREPPGPTRQEREPPSLYIRRLRRIIHTDANFARFLLARIIGTLGSMYVGFIAISAVQRFGLPDEAAGQFTGFMVAGQLIANLILGLIADRWGHKIVLEIGSLCSATSVALVLFAPTPLWVYLAFVLQGVTVATYLLSGMSITFEFSEPEERPTYIGLASTIGGIFSGAAPLVGGWLAGQLGYGWLFGLCLFITLVSFSLLHWQVQDPRFARPGQPGIQTSPTGVS
- a CDS encoding zinc-dependent alcohol dehydrogenase family protein, producing MQAMVFENPGVLHLMERLQPTPQEGELLVRVRASGICGTDRHIYHGEAPARPPVILGHEFAGEVVAVGPGVTPDWIGRRVAIDPNIYCGQCDPCRDGRPQLCTSLKAIGVTCDGGFAEFCAVPEAQALPLPDGLSFEEAAMAEPVACCLHGIDLAEIRAGQTVAVLGGGAIGLILAQLARAQGAAEVVVSEPAAPRREIASTLGLEAVPPEALRDRLPAGVDVVIEAVGATVTAAQALEIAHRGAMILFFGVTPMGQKIEVEPFQVYQKELTIRGSALNPFTQRRALALLGSGRVNVAPLITHKIGLEDLERTLATPAPPEMVKAMVVLA
- a CDS encoding DegT/DnrJ/EryC1/StrS family aminotransferase, whose product is MHVGFYGHVRQYHNIKSEIDAKIQEVLESGQYVMGPMLKRFEEELAEYFGMKHAIGVNSGTDALWLAFLALGIGPGDECITTTNTFFATAEAIWFTGATAVFVDTDPRTNCIDPSKIEAAITEKTKAIVPVHLYGQCADMKAIRKIADKYNLYVIEDNAQALGAHGDGFKIGELSDAVCTSFIIQKNLGTFGDGGAVITNNDEMDQTIRKLRNHGSLKRSYHSPGFNSRLDDIHAGVLSAKLKHIDEWNDLRRKWAARYTAGLQEAENIVLPYEAPGYRHVYHLYVIETRRPEDRDKLLNFLIENGIDAKTHYPIAIHQQEGYPWDKSARIVGPLTNSERNAACCVSLPMYPELTEEEVDYVIAKVLEWDQANS